One Cucurbita pepo subsp. pepo cultivar mu-cu-16 chromosome LG11, ASM280686v2, whole genome shotgun sequence DNA window includes the following coding sequences:
- the LOC111805657 gene encoding putative cyclin-A3-1: MAELGNCVRITRASSKRVAASAMSDDQSTNKKRVVLGELPNIQNATGSAAQKRKATSQITKCKPKKRTKIAAAPMSKTTVVVEDNDPKLTVDDILDDPEMKGPYSSDIYAYLRKMEAEPIRRPIPNYLEKVQTDISANMRGVLVDWMVEVAEEYKLGSDTLYLSISYIDRFLSMNIINRQRLQLLGVSSMLIASKYEEITPPHVEDFCYITDNTYRRDEVVKMEADILKSLNFEMGNPTAKTFLRRFTNVAQEDFKIPNLHLEFLGHYLAELSLLDYNFVKFLPSLIAASVVFLAKFIIRPKQHPWGPNLQQYTGYRPADLRPCVLLLHDLYMARRGGSLIAVREKYKQQRFKSVAMMPSPPEIPSAYFEEA, from the exons ATGGCCGAGTTAGGGAACTGTGTCCGTATCACTCGTGCTTCCTCAAAGAGAGTTGCGGCATCCGCCATGTCCGATGACCAATCCACGAATAAAAAGCGGGTGGTTCTCGGTGAGCTTCCCAACATTCAGAATGCTACTGGATCAGCGGCACAGAAGAGGAAGGCCACGTCCCAGATCACAAAATGCAAGCCTAAGAAGAGAACTAAGATCGCTGCTGCTCCAATGAGCAAGACGACTGTGGTTGTGGAAGATAATGATCCCAAGTTGACCGTTGATGATATTTTGGACGACCCAGAAATGAAGGGGCCTTATTCCTCCGATATTTATGCTTATCTTCGCAAAATGGAG GCGGAACCAATAAGAAGGCCGATACCAAATTACTTAGAGAAGGTTCAGACGGACATAAGTGCTAATATGAGAGGGGTCTTGGTTGATTGGATGGTTGAGGTTGCCGAGGAGTACAAGCTCGGCTCCGATACTCTGTATCTATCCATCTCTTACATCGACAGGTTCCTATCAATGAACATAATCAATAGGCAAAGGCTTCAATTGCTGGGGGTTTCTTCAATGCTCATTGCCTC GAAATATGAAGAGATCACCCCTCCACATGTGGAAGATTTCTGCTACATAACAGATAATACTTACAGAAGGGATGAG GTTGTGAAGATGGAGGCTGATATACtcaaatctttgaactttgaaaTGGGAAATCCTACTGCCAAGACATTCTTAAG GAGGTTCACTAATGTTGCACAAGAAGATTTCAAA ATACCAAATCTGCATTTGGAATTTCTGGGTCATTACCTTGCTGAGCTAAGCTTATTGGACTATAATTTTGTGAAGTTCTTGCCTTCTTTGATTGCTGCTTCAGTCGTATTTCTTGCAAAATTCATCATCCGGCCAAAGCAGCATCCTTGG GGTCCGAACTTGCAACAATACACAGGCTACAGGCCAGCTGATCTAAGGCCATGTGTGCTTCTATTACACGATTTGTATATGGCAAGAAGAGGGGGATCTCTGATAGCTGTGAGAGAAAAATACAAGCAACAAAGG TTCAAGAGTGTGGCAATGATGCCTTCACCCCCTGAGATACCGTCTGCCTATTTCGAAGAAGCTTAA
- the LOC111805455 gene encoding probable LRR receptor-like serine/threonine-protein kinase At3g47570 encodes MGTQTPAVKFAIFVAVLAFTASFSLVGSASLSIETDKQALISIKSGFTNLQPSNPVSSWDNSNSSPCNWTRVSCNKDGNRVVALDLSGLQLSGSLDPHIGNLTFLHSLELQNNLLTGPIPHQISNLFRINLLNMSFNALQGGFPSNISAMAALETLDLTSNNIVSTLPPELSLLTNLKVLNLARNHLFGEIPPSFGNLSSLVTINFGTNSLTGPIPTELSRLQNLKDLIITINNLTGTVPPPIFNMSSLVTLALASNRLWGTFPRDVGHTLPNLLVFNFCFNEFTGTIPPSLHNITNIQVIRFAYNFLEGTVPPGLENLHNLTMYNIGYNNLTSGNDGINFITSLTKSPHLSFLAIDGNNFEGQIPDSIGNLSKSLSILFMGDNRLSGSIPPTIGNLNGLALLNFSYNSLSGEIPYEIGQLENLQSLVLAKNRFSGWIPSSLGNLQKLNNLDLSGNELIGGIPTSFRNFQKLLAMDLSNNKLNGSIPKEALNLPATTKLNMSNNLLSGPLPEEIGSLSKLFQIDLSNNLISGEIPSSIKGWGSIEELFMARNKLSGHIPSSLGDLRAIKVIDLSSNNLSGPIPDNLQYLLALQYLNLSFNDLEGEVPQGGIFKNRANVSLQGNSKLCLYSSCPGSDSKHDRVVKVIIFTVAFSTLALSFIIGTLIHFMRKKSKTAPSTEFVKGQHEMVSYDELRLATENFSEQHLIGKGSFGSVYKGILKQDVPVAIKVLDINRTGSIRSFKAECEALRNVRHRNLVKLITTCSSVDFSNMEFRALIYELLSNGSLDEWVHGQRSHERGIGLNVLERVNIAIDVGSAINYLHHDCELPIVHCDLKPSNILLDADMTAKVGDFGLARLLMESANTKSSITSTHVLKGSIGYLPPEYGYGVKPTTAGDVYSFGVTLLELFTGKRPTDEYFTGELNLIKWVDSCFPEHIMEVIDDELTEVSVDLEYEGRTISSEMQKDCLIKVIGVALSCTVNTPVNRIDIHDAVSKLKSAKHSLTRPPK; translated from the exons TGCAACTGGACTCGTGTCAGCTGCAACAAAGATGGCAACAGAGTTGTTGCCCTTGATCTTTCAGGCTTGCAACTTTCAGGCTCCTTAGACCCTCATATTGGCAACCTCACTTTCCTCCATTCCCTTGAGCTTCAAAACAACCTCTTAACAGGACCTATTCCACATCAAATTTCTAACCTTTTTCGCATCAATCTCCTCAACATGAGCTTCAACGCCCTTCAAGGTGGATTCCCCTCCAACATCAGTGCCATGGCTGCACTCGAGACCCTCGACTTAACCTCCAATAACATAGTATCCACTCTTCCTCCTGAGCTCAGTCTCTTAACCAACCTCAAAGTCTTGAATCTGGCACGAAATCATCTTTTTGGCGAAATCCCACCTTCATTTGGCAATCTTTCTTCTCTTGTCACCATAAATTTTGGTACGAATTCTCTTACTGGTCCAATTCCAACCGAGCTGAGTCGTCTTCAAAATCTCAAGGATCTCATCATCACCATTAATAATCTCACCGGCACTGTTCCCCCTCCCATATTCAACATGTCTTCTTTAGTCACTCTGGCCTTGGCTTCCAACAGACTATGGGGAACATTTCCGAGGGATGTCGGCCATACGCTCCCCAatcttttagttttcaatttcTGTTTCAATGAATTTACAGGAACAATTCCTCCTTCCTTGCATAATATCACTAATATTCAAGTCATCCGTTTTGCCTACAATTTTCTTGAAGGGACAGTCCCACCAGGTTTGGAGAATCTTCACAACCTTACTATGTATAATATTGGGTACAATAACCTCACCTCCGGCAATGATGGGATTAATTTCATCACTTCCTTGACAAAAAGTCCCCACCTTTCGTTTCTTGCCATTGATGGCAACAATTTTGAAGGTCAAATTCCAGACTCCATTGGGAATCTTTCTAAATCACTTTCCATATTGTTCATGGGAGACAATCGTCTCTCTGGGAGTATACCTCCCACGATTGGGAATTTAAATGGTTTGGCTTTGCTGAATTTCAGCTACAATTCATTATCAGGCGAAATCCCATATGAGATTGGCCAATTGGAGAACCTCCAAAGCCTTGTTTTGGCCAAAAATCGGTTCTCAGGTTGGATTCCAAGCTCCTTGGGAAATCTTCAAAAGTTGAACAATCTTGATTTATCTGGAAATGAGTTAATTGGTGGCATTCCCACCTCTTTCAGAAACTTCCAGAAGCTTCTCGCGATGGATTTATCCAACAATAAGCTAAATGGAAGCATACCCAAAGAAGCCCTCAATCTCCCTGCTACTACTAAATTGAACATGTCCAACAATCTCCTTAGTGGTCCTCTGCCGGAGGAAATTGGGTCCCTTTCAAAACTCTTTCAGATTGATCTCTCCAACAATCTCATATCTGGAGAGATTCCGTCGTCGATCAAAGGTTGGGGGAGCATAGAGGAATTGTTTATGGCGAGAAATAAGTTATCAGGCCACATCCCCAGTAGTCTTGGAGATCTTAGAGCCATCAAAGTTATTGACCTCTCTTCAAATAATCTCTCTGGTCCCATCCCTGATAATCTTCAATATCTATTAGCTCTTCAGTACCTGAATCTCTCTTTTAATGACCTTGAGGGAGAAGTTCCTCAAGGGGGAATCTTTAAGAACAGGGCCAATGTCAGTTTACAAGGAAACTCAAAACTTTGCTTGTATTCCTCATGTCCAGGGAGCGATTCTAAACATGACAGAGTAGTCAAAGTTATAATCTTCACAGTTGCATTTTCAACATTGGCACTGAGCTTTATCATTGGTACGCTGATCCATTTCATGAGGAAGAAGTCAAAGACTGCACCATCCACGGAGTTTGTCAAGGGTCAACATGAAATGGTGTCTTACGATGAGCTGCGTTTGGCAACAGAGAATTTCAGCGAGCAACACTTGATTGGAAAAGGGAGCTTTGGGTCTGTGTATAAGGGCATTTTAAAGCAAGATGTCCCCGTGGCTATTAAGGTTCTTGACATTAACAGGACTGGCTCTATAAGGAGCTTTAAGGCTGAGTGTGAAGCTTTGCGGAATGTGAGACATCGAAATCTCGTTAAACTCATCACCACCTGCTCTAGCGTAGACTTCTCAAACATGGAATTTCGAGCTTTGATTTATGAACTTTTGAGCAATGGAAGCCTGGATGAGTGGGTTCATGGCCAAAGGAGCCATGAACGTGGAATTGGGCTCAATGTCCTTGAGCGAGTAAACATTGCCATCGATGTTGGTTCAGCAATAAACTACTTGCACCACGATTGTGAACTTCCTATAGTTCACTGTGATTTAAAGCCTAGCAACATCCTTCTAGATGCAGACATGACAGCAAAGGTAGGAGATTTTGGATTGGCTCGGTTGCTGATGGAAAGTGCAAACACTAAATCTTCCATCACTTCCACACACGTCCTAAAAGGTTCAATTGGTTATCTTCCTCCAG AGTACGGGTATGGAGTGAAGCCAACAACAGCCGGAGATGTGTACAGTTTTGGAGTAACACTGCTGGAGCTGTTTACAGGAAAGAGGCCAACAGATGAATATTTCACAGGAgaattgaatttgataaaatgGGTGGATTCATGTTTCCCCGAACACATAATGGAAGTGATTGATGATGAGCTGACAGAAGTGAGTGTGGATTTGGAGTACGAAGGTAGAACCATCAGTTCAGAAATGCAAAAAGATTGTTTGATCAAAGTAATTGGAGTAGCACTGTCGTGCACAGTGAATACTCCAGTGAACCGCATTGACATCCACGATGCTGTGTCAAAGCTTAAAAGTGCCAAACACAGCCTTACTCGTCCTCCAAAATGA